The following coding sequences are from one Ignavibacteria bacterium window:
- a CDS encoding alkaline phosphatase family protein, whose protein sequence is MSSRKILLILSFISFFFHQANVFPQGKPYVILVSYDAFRWDYTQRGLTPNLDSVAVRGVSALSLRPAFPSKTFPNHTSIATGMYPEHHGIIHNSFYDPFTGRQYSISDTAEVTDGRWYLGESFWQTAERQGIKTASYFFPGTPLRNAERNPHYYEIYEHKRPYINRIEGVINWLKMPYKDRPHFITLYMDETDRQGHRYGPHSPQVNGAVKLLDSLSGVLLGRLKEIGMYDSTNVIFLSDHGMAEISSQRLLNIEEILGPGNRMDGDGPVMMIEPKGGEADKIYKKLKENERHFKVYTRENIPGYFHFSDNPFIFPVIVVADPGWSLVDNNSVKYYSKNKGNHGYDNNFMDMHGIFFAEGPAFKNHYKTGSLWNIDIYPLLCRIFNIMPRKNIDGSLDRIEFLLKEN, encoded by the coding sequence ATGAGCAGCAGAAAAATCCTGTTAATTTTATCATTCATCAGTTTCTTTTTCCACCAGGCGAATGTCTTTCCCCAGGGAAAACCTTACGTCATTCTGGTATCCTATGACGCCTTCCGGTGGGATTATACGCAAAGGGGACTTACACCAAATCTGGATTCCGTAGCAGTAAGAGGTGTTTCAGCCTTATCGTTAAGGCCTGCATTTCCGTCCAAAACATTTCCAAACCACACCTCAATTGCCACAGGCATGTACCCCGAACACCACGGGATCATTCATAACTCGTTTTACGACCCCTTCACAGGCCGGCAGTACAGCATTTCCGATACGGCCGAGGTAACAGACGGCCGCTGGTACCTTGGGGAGTCTTTCTGGCAGACGGCAGAAAGACAGGGCATTAAAACTGCCAGCTACTTCTTCCCCGGAACTCCGCTCCGCAATGCCGAGCGGAATCCCCACTATTATGAAATTTACGAGCATAAGAGGCCTTATATAAACAGAATTGAAGGGGTTATAAACTGGCTTAAGATGCCTTATAAGGACAGGCCGCACTTTATTACGCTTTATATGGATGAAACTGACCGCCAGGGGCACCGCTATGGACCCCATTCACCACAGGTTAACGGTGCTGTGAAGCTCCTCGACTCGCTCTCAGGCGTGCTGCTTGGCAGGCTTAAGGAAATTGGTATGTACGACAGCACTAACGTGATTTTTCTTTCCGACCACGGTATGGCGGAAATCAGCAGCCAGAGGTTATTAAATATTGAGGAAATACTTGGCCCTGGAAACAGAATGGATGGCGATGGCCCTGTAATGATGATTGAGCCCAAAGGCGGCGAAGCGGATAAAATCTATAAGAAACTAAAGGAAAATGAACGCCATTTTAAGGTCTATACGCGTGAAAATATACCGGGATACTTCCACTTCAGCGATAATCCTTTTATTTTTCCCGTAATTGTTGTTGCCGACCCGGGCTGGTCGCTTGTGGATAATAATTCTGTAAAATATTACTCAAAGAACAAAGGTAATCACGGTTACGACAATAATTTTATGGATATGCACGGCATCTTCTTTGCCGAAGGCCCGGCATTCAAAAATCACTATAAAACGGGCAGCCTCTGGAACATAGACATTTACCCGCTTCTCTGCAGGATATTTAATATTATGCCCAGAAAAAATATAGACGGCAGTCTGGACAGAATCGAGTTTCTATTGAAAGAGAATTAA